Proteins from one Pseudarthrobacter sp. BIM B-2242 genomic window:
- the glyA gene encoding serine hydroxymethyltransferase, whose translation MVEQLNERLSVVDPEVQQAIANELGRQQSTLEMIASENFAPSAVMEAQGSVLTNKYAEGYPGKRYYGGCEHVDVIEQLAIDRVKALFGAEFANVQPHSGAQANAAAMFALLNPGDTIMGLSLAHGGHLTHGMKINFSGKLYNVVPYQVREDTHTIDMAEVEALALEHRPKLIVAGWSAYSRQLDFAEFRRIADLVGAYLMVDMAHFAGLVAAGLHPNPAPYADVVTTTTHKTLGGPRGGVILAKEQYAKKINSAVFPGQQGGPLEHVIAAKAVAFKLAGAPEFKERQERVLQGSKLLAERLLRDDVAAAGISVVNGGTDVHLVLVDLRNSELDGQQAEDALHRIGITVNRNAVPFDPRPPMVSSGLRIGTPALATRGFGAEEFTEVADIIATALIASASAGTLTEGTAVELRARVTALAGKFPLYPHLSQNGGTAVLEADLIGAAQ comes from the coding sequence GTGGTTGAGCAGTTGAACGAGCGACTTTCCGTAGTCGATCCCGAGGTCCAGCAGGCCATCGCCAATGAACTGGGCCGGCAGCAGTCCACCCTGGAAATGATCGCGTCGGAGAATTTCGCCCCGTCCGCCGTCATGGAGGCGCAGGGCTCAGTGCTGACGAACAAATACGCCGAGGGTTACCCCGGCAAGCGCTACTACGGCGGCTGCGAGCACGTTGATGTGATTGAGCAGCTGGCCATCGACCGTGTGAAGGCCCTTTTCGGCGCTGAGTTCGCGAACGTCCAGCCGCACTCCGGTGCGCAGGCAAACGCCGCGGCGATGTTCGCCCTGCTGAACCCGGGCGACACCATCATGGGCCTGAGCCTGGCCCACGGCGGCCACCTCACCCACGGCATGAAGATCAACTTCTCCGGCAAGCTCTACAACGTGGTCCCGTACCAGGTCCGCGAAGACACCCACACGATCGACATGGCCGAGGTTGAGGCCCTGGCCCTGGAGCACCGGCCCAAGCTGATCGTCGCCGGCTGGTCCGCCTACTCCCGCCAGCTGGACTTCGCCGAGTTCCGCCGCATCGCCGACCTCGTGGGCGCCTACCTGATGGTGGACATGGCCCACTTCGCCGGCCTGGTCGCCGCCGGCCTGCACCCGAACCCGGCGCCGTACGCCGACGTCGTCACCACCACCACCCACAAAACCCTGGGCGGACCCCGCGGCGGTGTCATCCTGGCCAAGGAGCAGTACGCCAAGAAGATCAACAGCGCGGTGTTCCCCGGCCAGCAGGGCGGACCGCTGGAGCACGTCATCGCCGCCAAGGCCGTGGCCTTCAAGCTGGCCGGCGCCCCTGAATTCAAGGAACGCCAGGAACGGGTCCTGCAGGGCTCCAAGCTCCTTGCCGAACGCCTCCTCCGTGACGACGTTGCCGCGGCAGGAATCTCCGTGGTCAACGGCGGCACCGATGTGCACCTGGTCCTGGTTGACCTCCGCAACTCCGAGCTGGACGGCCAGCAGGCCGAAGACGCCCTGCACCGCATCGGCATCACCGTCAACCGCAACGCCGTCCCCTTCGACCCCCGCCCGCCGATGGTCTCCTCCGGCCTCCGGATCGGCACACCGGCACTTGCCACCCGCGGCTTCGGCGCCGAGGAATTCACGGAAGTTGCGGACATTATCGCGACGGCGCTGATCGCATCCGCCAGCGCGGGCACCCTGACCGAGGGCACCGCCGTCGAACTCCGTGCCCGCGTCACGGCCCTGGCCGGGAAGTTCCCCCTTTACCCCCACCTTTCCCAGAACGGCGGCACCGCCGTCCTCGAAGCAGACCTGATTGGAGCAGCCCAGTGA
- a CDS encoding GAF and ANTAR domain-containing protein, whose product MIKKYPLDELSTAVGRIMGLLLTEEKVDHAVQILSRAVRDSIPGSIGAGISILDPQARPLSSGSTDATVKRADALQYQLVQGPCLTAWATQQSVVVTDVAADTRWPNWSAAVVDMPIRSVVSSPLMANGEAIGAMKIYAAVPRVFDDATAALMELFAEPAATLLSHIQTSEVPERISESLQAALYSRDVINRACGVLMERHTLSEEGALQLLMQEARAARSTLSEVSAALLGVDSDPHRGTSDGLR is encoded by the coding sequence ATGATCAAAAAGTATCCCTTGGACGAACTTTCCACTGCCGTCGGCAGAATCATGGGGCTGCTCCTCACGGAAGAGAAGGTGGACCACGCCGTCCAAATCCTTTCCCGGGCCGTCAGGGATTCCATCCCCGGCAGCATCGGCGCCGGTATCTCGATTCTTGATCCACAGGCCCGGCCGCTCAGCTCCGGTTCCACTGATGCCACGGTGAAGCGTGCCGACGCGCTTCAGTACCAACTCGTCCAGGGTCCCTGCCTCACTGCCTGGGCAACCCAGCAAAGCGTGGTGGTCACCGACGTCGCCGCGGACACCCGGTGGCCAAACTGGAGTGCCGCCGTCGTCGATATGCCAATCCGGTCAGTGGTGAGCAGCCCCCTCATGGCGAACGGCGAGGCCATTGGTGCCATGAAGATCTACGCTGCCGTGCCGCGCGTCTTCGATGACGCCACGGCAGCGCTTATGGAGCTGTTTGCGGAGCCGGCCGCAACCCTCCTTTCGCACATCCAAACGTCCGAGGTCCCCGAGCGCATCAGTGAGAGCCTCCAGGCAGCGCTGTACAGCAGGGACGTGATCAACCGGGCGTGCGGCGTGCTTATGGAGCGCCACACCCTCTCGGAGGAAGGCGCCCTCCAACTGCTGATGCAGGAAGCGCGCGCTGCGCGGTCCACGCTGAGCGAAGTCAGCGCCGCCCTCCTGGGTGTGGACTCTGATCCGCATAGAGGCACGAGTGATGGGCTTCGATAG
- a CDS encoding IclR family transcriptional regulator, which translates to MTTTAARETNGNDTNSIELNGKSDAKGTSVIVNAIAVLRSFTADEPLLGVTEIANRVGLHKSTVSRILATFEQENLVERDEDTRRFRLGLGLIAVAGPLLAELEERRVAYPVLRELTELTGETSALMMWEGNESICVEQIASRHQIKHTTPLGARYNDALSSSVQVFLGTEPEERVRSLLLSGAIKFHGLDEASLEGYLLRLKDDARRGWAVNYGESSLDEVGVAAPVYDHRGDVVAAVLIPAPRFRVSNERLQSLGESCLAAANKVTARLGGKVPGDGGAGSAGRASR; encoded by the coding sequence ATGACCACAACAGCCGCCCGCGAAACCAACGGCAATGACACCAACAGCATCGAGTTGAACGGCAAGAGCGACGCCAAGGGCACCTCGGTCATCGTCAACGCCATCGCCGTCCTGCGATCCTTTACCGCAGACGAGCCATTGTTGGGCGTCACGGAAATTGCCAACAGGGTGGGCCTGCACAAAAGCACGGTGTCGCGGATCCTGGCCACCTTCGAGCAGGAAAACCTCGTAGAACGGGATGAGGATACCCGCCGCTTCCGCCTGGGACTGGGACTGATCGCCGTCGCCGGGCCGCTTCTGGCCGAACTGGAGGAACGGCGGGTCGCCTATCCGGTCCTGCGCGAACTCACCGAACTGACGGGCGAAACCAGTGCCCTGATGATGTGGGAGGGCAACGAGTCAATCTGTGTGGAGCAGATCGCAAGCCGCCACCAGATCAAGCACACCACTCCGCTGGGGGCCCGGTATAACGATGCTCTGAGCTCCTCGGTGCAGGTGTTCCTTGGAACGGAGCCGGAGGAGCGCGTCCGTTCCCTCCTGCTCAGCGGAGCCATCAAATTTCACGGGCTGGATGAGGCCAGCCTTGAGGGCTACCTGCTCCGCCTCAAAGACGACGCCCGCCGCGGGTGGGCCGTCAACTACGGCGAGTCCTCGCTGGATGAAGTGGGCGTGGCCGCGCCCGTCTATGACCACCGCGGCGATGTTGTGGCCGCCGTCCTGATTCCTGCTCCGCGGTTCCGCGTTTCCAACGAGCGTCTGCAGAGCCTCGGCGAATCCTGCCTGGCAGCGGCCAACAAAGTCACCGCCCGGCTGGGCGGCAAAGTGCCCGGCGACGGCGGAGCAGGCAGCGCCGGACGCGCCAGCCGCTGA
- a CDS encoding aminopeptidase P family protein — protein MTTTASENATTVAELERTKVLKNGKKVSLTFSDTEFERRLAGLRRIMAEKDLDAVVLTSYHSIKYYSDFLFTTFGRSYAMVVTKDDNVTVTANIDAGMPWRRSYGDNIIYTDWRRDNYIFAIQEVLRTRGINPRRLGVEDDSLPLDNRNKIQAAFAGATLVDVAQAAMRQRMIKSAEEIEVIKHGARIGDLGGEAIRNAITAGITEYEVALIGTEAMVHEIARTFPDSEIRDTWVWFQSGINTDGAHNWATTRKIQEHDILSLNCFPMTSGYYTALERTLFYGEPDARSLELWNINVEVHKRGLELIKPGAVCKDIAAELNEIYVGHGLLANRTFGYGHSFGVLSHYYGREAGLELREDIDTVLEPGMVVSMEPMITVLDGQPGAGGYREHDILVVGEDGAENITKFPFGPEYNIIGA, from the coding sequence ATGACCACCACAGCATCCGAAAACGCAACCACCGTCGCCGAACTGGAGCGCACCAAGGTCCTGAAGAACGGCAAGAAGGTCAGCCTCACGTTCTCCGACACCGAGTTCGAACGCCGTCTCGCCGGCCTCCGCCGCATCATGGCGGAGAAGGACCTCGACGCCGTCGTCCTGACCAGCTACCACTCCATCAAGTACTACTCCGACTTCCTGTTCACCACCTTCGGCCGCTCCTACGCCATGGTGGTCACCAAGGATGACAACGTCACCGTCACCGCCAACATCGACGCCGGCATGCCCTGGCGCCGCAGCTATGGCGACAACATCATCTACACGGACTGGCGCCGGGACAACTACATCTTCGCCATCCAGGAAGTCCTGCGCACCCGCGGCATCAACCCGCGCCGCCTCGGCGTCGAGGACGACTCGCTGCCGCTGGACAACCGCAACAAGATCCAGGCCGCTTTCGCCGGCGCAACCTTGGTGGACGTGGCCCAGGCCGCCATGCGCCAGCGCATGATCAAGTCCGCCGAGGAAATCGAGGTCATCAAGCACGGTGCACGCATCGGCGACCTCGGCGGCGAAGCCATCCGTAACGCCATCACCGCCGGGATCACCGAGTACGAGGTTGCCTTGATCGGCACCGAGGCCATGGTCCACGAGATCGCCCGCACCTTCCCGGACTCCGAAATCCGCGACACCTGGGTCTGGTTCCAGTCCGGCATCAACACCGACGGAGCCCACAACTGGGCAACCACCCGCAAGATCCAGGAACACGACATCCTGTCCCTGAACTGCTTCCCCATGACCTCCGGCTACTACACCGCCCTGGAGCGCACGCTCTTCTACGGCGAACCGGATGCCCGCTCCCTGGAACTCTGGAACATCAACGTCGAGGTCCACAAGCGCGGCCTGGAACTCATCAAGCCCGGCGCGGTCTGCAAGGACATCGCCGCCGAGCTCAACGAGATCTACGTCGGCCACGGCCTCCTGGCCAACCGCACCTTCGGGTACGGCCACTCCTTCGGTGTCCTCAGCCACTACTACGGCCGTGAAGCCGGGCTGGAACTCCGCGAGGACATTGACACCGTGCTGGAGCCGGGCATGGTTGTTTCCATGGAACCGATGATCACCGTCCTGGACGGCCAGCCGGGCGCCGGCGGCTACCGCGAGCACGACATCCTCGTCGTCGGCGAAGATGGTGCGGAGAACATCACCAAGTTCCCGTTCGGCCCCGAATACAACATCATCGGAGCCTGA
- a CDS encoding creatininase produces MDKSVFLEDLDAFAYREVLSSGDAIVLIPVGSLEQHGPHLPLGTDTLLSSQFAEGVARRLGALVAQPIAYGYKSQQKSGGGNHLSGTTSLDGATLIGVARNLVKSFLNQGVRHVVFVNGHFENYQFLYEGIDLALEDLGIKPGAEQSVLLLSYWDFVSQDTLTEVYPDGFPGWDIEHGGVLETSLMLHLEPARVGMDRLVDGPAAVLPRFDRLPVVPERTPATGCLSSAAGSSAAKGELLYRQVVEDLAVDLARELNREPVAPAAAPLSADYAR; encoded by the coding sequence ATGGACAAGTCAGTATTTCTGGAAGACCTGGATGCCTTTGCCTACCGCGAAGTCCTGTCCTCCGGGGACGCGATCGTCCTGATACCTGTCGGGTCCCTGGAGCAGCACGGGCCGCACCTGCCGCTGGGCACTGACACCCTCCTGTCGTCGCAATTTGCGGAGGGTGTCGCAAGGCGCCTGGGGGCACTCGTTGCCCAGCCGATCGCCTACGGGTACAAATCGCAGCAGAAGTCCGGGGGCGGCAACCACCTCTCCGGAACCACCAGCCTGGACGGTGCCACACTGATCGGGGTGGCGCGCAACCTGGTCAAGTCCTTCCTTAACCAGGGCGTCCGGCACGTGGTCTTTGTCAACGGCCACTTCGAGAACTACCAGTTCCTCTACGAGGGCATTGACCTGGCCCTGGAAGACCTGGGGATCAAGCCCGGAGCGGAGCAGAGCGTGCTGCTGCTCTCCTACTGGGACTTTGTCAGCCAGGACACGCTCACCGAGGTCTACCCCGACGGCTTCCCGGGGTGGGACATCGAGCACGGCGGCGTCCTGGAAACCTCGCTGATGCTCCACCTTGAACCGGCCCGGGTTGGCATGGACCGCCTGGTCGATGGTCCGGCCGCGGTGCTGCCGCGTTTCGACCGGCTCCCGGTGGTCCCTGAACGCACGCCGGCCACAGGCTGTCTCTCCTCGGCTGCCGGATCCAGCGCTGCCAAGGGCGAACTGCTGTACCGGCAGGTTGTCGAAGATCTGGCCGTGGACCTGGCCCGCGAGCTGAACCGCGAACCCGTTGCCCCCGCGGCTGCCCCGCTTTCCGCTGACTATGCGCGATGA
- a CDS encoding MFS transporter, which translates to MSNETSSPSRGRGTTPESRDAGDTSSTGRRTLSGQKYEPDDVVSKDTRRRVIVASFIGNFVEWFDYAVYGYLAVTIATVFFPESDPQTGLLLTFALFAISFLVRPLGGFVWGHIGDRVGRRTALSLSILIMSGATFCIALIPGYDTIGIWAPVLLLIIRVIQGFSASGEYAGASAFLVEYAPANKRGVYAAVVPASTAAGLLLGSLLAGLLTVLLTSDAMQSWGWRLPFLLAAPMGLIGRYIRTKLEDTPVFRQLAKEDEAVKAPVSSLFRNHWRQLLQAVGAVLLNAVGFYVILSYMPTYLSSELGLGETESFLATTIALLTYIGFIFLTGMLSDRYGRKKVLITASIAFIVLTVPAFALLGTGNFLVIVLVQILLGAMLTLNDGTLPSFLAEMFPTRVRYSGFAVSFNLSNALFGGTAPFMATLLIAATANDLAPAWYLVGAALISLIAVALSRETGKEPLRHE; encoded by the coding sequence ATGAGTAACGAAACTTCCTCCCCGTCCCGTGGACGAGGAACCACCCCGGAGTCCCGCGACGCGGGTGATACCTCCAGTACCGGACGCAGGACCCTCAGCGGCCAGAAGTATGAACCTGACGATGTAGTCAGCAAGGACACCCGCCGCAGGGTCATCGTGGCCAGCTTCATCGGCAACTTCGTTGAATGGTTCGACTACGCCGTATACGGCTACCTCGCCGTCACGATCGCCACAGTGTTCTTTCCCGAATCCGACCCCCAGACCGGGCTCCTACTAACCTTCGCCCTGTTCGCAATCTCGTTCCTGGTCCGCCCGCTCGGCGGGTTCGTCTGGGGCCATATCGGCGACAGGGTAGGCCGGCGGACAGCACTTTCGCTCTCCATCCTGATCATGTCCGGGGCAACATTCTGCATCGCACTTATCCCGGGCTACGACACCATCGGCATCTGGGCGCCAGTCCTGCTTCTGATCATCCGGGTAATCCAGGGCTTCTCGGCCTCCGGTGAGTACGCCGGAGCTTCGGCCTTCCTCGTCGAGTACGCGCCCGCCAACAAGCGCGGCGTGTACGCCGCGGTTGTCCCGGCCAGCACGGCAGCTGGCCTGCTCCTGGGCTCCCTGCTGGCAGGCCTGCTGACGGTCCTGCTCACATCCGACGCGATGCAGAGCTGGGGCTGGCGCCTGCCGTTCCTGCTGGCTGCACCGATGGGACTGATCGGCCGCTACATCCGGACCAAGCTTGAGGACACCCCGGTGTTCCGCCAGCTCGCAAAGGAAGACGAGGCGGTGAAGGCGCCCGTCTCCAGCCTCTTCCGGAACCACTGGCGGCAGCTGCTGCAGGCAGTCGGAGCCGTGCTGCTCAACGCCGTCGGTTTCTACGTCATCCTCAGCTACATGCCAACGTACCTGTCCTCGGAGCTTGGCCTTGGCGAAACCGAATCGTTCCTCGCCACCACCATCGCGCTGCTGACCTACATCGGATTCATCTTCCTGACGGGGATGCTCTCGGACCGCTACGGACGCAAGAAGGTGCTGATCACTGCATCCATCGCGTTTATAGTGCTGACCGTGCCCGCCTTCGCTCTGTTGGGAACCGGCAATTTCCTGGTCATCGTGCTTGTCCAGATCCTCCTCGGGGCGATGCTTACCCTCAATGACGGCACGCTTCCAAGCTTCCTGGCCGAAATGTTCCCCACCCGGGTCCGCTACAGCGGGTTTGCGGTCAGCTTCAACCTCTCAAATGCCCTGTTCGGCGGCACCGCCCCCTTCATGGCAACGCTCCTTATCGCGGCAACGGCCAACGACCTGGCACCTGCCTGGTACCTCGTCGGCGCCGCACTCATCTCCCTGATCGCCGTCGCACTCTCCAGGGAAACCGGTAAAGAACCGCTGCGTCACGAATAA
- a CDS encoding GAF and ANTAR domain-containing protein yields MSEGIDTKQFHYGGDRAESLEDFVLQLQDLVLDSPDFREFMTDMAAIIADRLSHSGNAISCGITVIRHKRPSTVATSDSRARSLDELQNSFGDGPCLTALRTNTVVYVPDLAADLRWPKYTTAACGAGIGSILAVPMQLQTPAQAVVNLYAAYAHGFPETGINTAQSLTGTAAKALDLALSVAHLRDARDDLSAALQSRTVIDTAIGVIMSQNRCSRDAAFQILAKASSHRNLKLREVAAIIVSSVSGEQEIRTRFDE; encoded by the coding sequence ATGTCTGAAGGCATCGATACGAAGCAATTCCACTACGGCGGAGACCGTGCGGAGAGCCTGGAGGACTTTGTCCTCCAGCTGCAGGACCTCGTCCTGGACAGCCCCGACTTCCGCGAGTTTATGACGGATATGGCGGCGATCATTGCCGATCGGCTATCGCACAGCGGAAATGCCATCTCCTGCGGGATCACGGTGATTCGGCACAAACGCCCCTCAACGGTGGCCACCAGCGATTCCAGGGCCCGGAGCCTGGACGAACTGCAGAACAGCTTCGGCGACGGACCGTGCCTGACGGCCCTTCGGACGAATACCGTGGTCTACGTACCGGACCTTGCGGCCGATCTCCGCTGGCCAAAGTACACTACGGCTGCCTGCGGCGCGGGAATCGGTTCCATCCTCGCCGTGCCCATGCAGCTCCAAACGCCCGCGCAGGCTGTGGTGAACCTGTACGCCGCCTATGCGCACGGCTTCCCGGAGACCGGCATTAACACGGCCCAAAGCCTCACCGGAACCGCCGCGAAGGCCCTGGATCTGGCCCTCAGCGTTGCCCACCTGCGCGATGCCCGTGACGACCTGTCCGCCGCGCTGCAGTCCCGAACCGTCATAGACACAGCAATTGGGGTGATCATGTCGCAGAACAGGTGCAGCCGCGATGCGGCATTCCAGATATTGGCCAAGGCATCAAGCCATCGGAACCTCAAACTGAGGGAAGTAGCAGCCATCATCGTTTCGTCCGTTTCCGGCGAGCAGGAGATTCGCACAAGATTTGACGAATAG
- a CDS encoding GntR family transcriptional regulator, with protein sequence MNALPALPQVEDAVLSQAEAAYRQLRDKLIMLEIRPGEPLNDGQLAVELGFGRTPVREAIKRLEVDHLVVSYPRRGTFATSVDFTELADVSEVRELLEPLAARSAALRASVSMRQELLNVAAAIATLEPGPSESRDLMRYDLTVHRLIYKAAGNPHLEDTLIRYDNLATRIWCLVLDKLPSVSGHITEHVELLKAVAEGDADRAAELALHHVTSFEETVRKVL encoded by the coding sequence GTGAACGCACTTCCCGCCCTGCCGCAGGTGGAGGATGCTGTCCTCTCCCAGGCCGAGGCCGCGTACAGGCAGTTGCGCGACAAGCTGATCATGCTCGAGATCAGGCCAGGCGAGCCCCTCAACGACGGGCAGCTGGCGGTGGAGCTCGGTTTCGGCCGCACCCCGGTGCGGGAAGCGATCAAGCGGCTTGAGGTGGACCACCTGGTGGTGTCTTATCCGCGGCGCGGGACGTTTGCCACCTCCGTGGACTTTACGGAGCTGGCCGATGTCTCCGAAGTCCGGGAGCTATTGGAACCCCTCGCCGCGCGAAGCGCAGCCCTCAGGGCCTCCGTTTCCATGCGGCAGGAACTCCTGAACGTTGCCGCGGCGATCGCCACCCTGGAACCCGGCCCCTCGGAATCCCGGGACCTGATGCGCTATGACCTGACGGTGCACCGGCTGATCTACAAGGCAGCCGGGAACCCGCACCTGGAAGACACCCTGATCCGTTACGACAACCTTGCCACCCGCATCTGGTGCCTGGTCCTGGACAAGTTGCCCTCGGTCAGCGGCCACATTACCGAGCACGTGGAATTGCTCAAGGCGGTTGCGGAGGGTGACGCCGACAGGGCCGCCGAGCTGGCCCTCCACCATGTCACCAGCTTTGAGGAAACGGTCCGCAAGGTGCTGTAG